The nucleotide sequence TAGATTCTTACCAGCAAGCACATTGTTACTTGCACTATCTgtaacaacttgaacaacatttacttctcctacacgctccacaaatcgatcaagcaactaaaatattttctctccagtctttgcataatcagaagcatcaaccgattcgatgaaaattgaacctttaggagaattcactaaaaaattaatcaatgttcTCTGCCTTTTGTCTGTCCACCCATCTGCCATCAAACTACAACCATACTTGGCTCATTCTGTTTCACATGACTTAATATAATCATTTGTCACACTAGCAACAGccttttttagaaaaggaacccGCACCTCATGATAACTAGGTCCTTTTAGACCTATACCATATTGGCCAACCAAGTCCAACATTCTTTTGAAGCTTGAATAGTTAACGACATTAAAAGGAATTGCAGCATCATACATCCACTCAGTTATGGCCATACAAGCTTTTTCCctcaattctttcttgtatgcctCATTTATCATAGTTTGTCTTTCTTTACCCTTTCtactttcaacatttttttgTACATTAGGAGCAAAATACGTATCCATTGGACCTATTTGTCTGGACCTTTTTTTGCATATTCACTGATCTAGaacttgtacttgtacttataggTGCCACAACTTTAGCTCCAATATCatccatatcaatatcatcaccaagagggtctacatcctcaaagtccaatgtcacaagtttagaaagattacttttctccatctttttctccatgaaatttttaatttcttcacgTACATGAGACGGACATTTTTTGCAAGTCATAGTATTTCGAAACCCCCACCACAAGATGTTGTTTTGCACGATAGATACCCCCTTTTGTAACTTTTTGATAAAAGTtacaaattaaatcatttttattatccagattaactctttgaaaataattccatcctggatcttttgatatatatgttggagtatcactactaccttccatgataattgaataagaaaatagtctgaaaaattaaaatcaatatgGTACCAGCAATAAAAAAGTACTGTACAGTCTGTACCAGCAATAGCAAAATAGTAAAAAACAAAAAGCAAAACAAgacaaacaaaaatgaaaaacagtaaaaaaataaaatattgaacaACAACACCAATACGAACTAATAAAAGTGGAAAAACAATACCAAAAAAATCCAAAACCGGATAGCAATAGGAAGCAAAAACACAACctgcaaaaattaaaaaacaagaaaccaaaacaaaacaaaaccgaACAGCAAAACCGGACAACAGTACAACAGAACACGAACTGGACAGTAGCACAGCAAAGCAGAACACGAACTGGACAGCAGCACAGCAAAACAAAACACGAACTGGACAGCAGCACAGCAAAGAAAAGAAGATACATAACTACAGAAGAAAAGAAGAtacagaaatgaagaagaaaaagaaaagaagagaagaagcgaagagaagaagagaagaagaagatgataacaaatgaaaagaagaagaagagacgaAGAAGACGAAGTGAAGAACAGAAAAAGCAggaaaaaagaaggaaaacataCTTGGGTTTCTTCCTCAGCGATGGCGCGACGGCGATGGCGCGACAGCGATGGCGGCGACGAATGTTCAGGCTTCTTCCTCCCTTCCTGCGTTTTCTTCTCTTGTTTCTCGTGCCCTAATTTCAAACAACGTTGATTTGGaatgttttttttgtttaaaatccatATCTGTTCACGATCAATCACGGCGCCTCGATCGCGCCTTCGTTGAGGTGCAAAGGCGCACGAGGCGCGCCTAGGCGCACGCCTGGCAAACAACGCCCGCCTCGCATGGGAAGAGGCATTCTTCCCAGCGCCTTGTGCGCCTAGCGCCCCGGGCGCGCCTCAGGCGCGCCTTTAACAACACATGCCCTACCTGTAAAAGACATGTGCAAGCTGCCACAGGGCTCTCTGTTTCCCCTTCCTTGTGACTCATGTGCTAAAAGGCTTTGAATGCTATAAAAGATTAACACACACACTGAAGCCAGAGTTGGATCTGAACAGTTTGACTTACGAGACATACCATCGAGTGGAGTGAATGTCAGATCAGGGAAGCAAAGAACAGCAGAAGAAAACAACAAAATTTTGTAAATCTAATGTTCTAGCCAGTTACCTCTGTAGGGTAGATAGAAAGGGTTGAATGGAATGGAGGAGTAATTGCTGACTACAATAAGGTGGTAGAAGGTGCATTGTGCTTATGATTTCATTTTTAACATTTGAAATTGATCGATTTGTTTGGTCGAAAAGGCCTGTTGGGTTAGCTAAGCCGAGTAGACTAGACGAGTAATGGTGCATCGAGTTCAGCTGTAGTAGGACCGAAATGGACCGACTGAGTTAGGTGGatcaaaatggtccaaatcttACAACCAAACAAAGGAATGGATGAAAAAATAATGTGGTTTCTATAAACACTAATTGACACACCATTCCCTAATCTCATTCCATACCTAAAATCACTAATTAACACTTACACTAAACCTTGTAAGCTCGGATATGAGAGTTTGTGGTTTCTACCGTCATGGTAAGATTTTTAAACAACAAGTTTAGGTAGAACAAGGTGACGACTGTGCTTTATATATCTGTGTGTGTATGTGTGTGTGGAGCAATGTAAATAccctaagataaaaaaaaaatgttcatgATATTTGTCATCCCACATTCTTAGGTTTCGTGAAAATCCAACTTTAGATACGGGCCTTAACCTTTTTGGGATCTCCTTACAATTCTACCCTCAAgcgaaattaaataaataaataatagaataactatttttcattacttttcttttcttttatcatttttgtgtttaccataaaaaaaaaataacaaagttAAAACCTCTAACTGATAAAAAGAGTTTGACTTTTTTCTACAGTTGACCAAAAAATGGCGGTAAACCGAAATAAGATATATTAATTTAGAGGATTTGGCGTGTGTTTGTGAGAAGGTTCTTTGTCGACCAATCTCAATCTCGATTGCTGATGCCACCACCAACCAACCGATCTAGATCTTTATTACCTACCAAACGCTCGCCTTGGAAATCTTATCGACTAACAATACGCCAGCCACCGCTGCTTCTCCGGCCATCCTCCGCCACGCTTCATGGAGCCAAAGCCCACCGGCAAGACTGCGCGCAGCCCGTCATGGCCGGAGCTGCTGGGATCCGACCACTGGTCGGGCCTCCTCGACCCCCTCGACATCTCCCTCCGCCGCCTCATCCTCCAATGCGGCGACCTGTGTCAGGTCACCTACGACTCCTTCAACAGCGACACCCACTCCAAGTACTGCGGCAGCTGCCGGTACGGCAAGCGCAGCCTCCTCTCCGACGTCTTCTTCCCCAGCGCCGCCGACTACGAGATCTACGACTACCTCTACGCCACCTCCCAAGTCTCCGCCCCCGACGACTTGCTCCTCTTCCCCCTCGCCGGCGACGGCGCCTGGAGCAAGGACTCCAACTGGATAGGCTACGTCGCGGTGTCAACCGCCGTCGACGGGGGGCGGGTGATCTACGTGGTATGGCGGGGGACGATCCGGACGCTGGAGTGGGTAGACGTGTTCTTGCCGGATCCCGTCAAGATCGACACCATTCTCTCCTCTAAAACAGAGGAGGCGGCGGCCAGTTGCAGGGTGATGAAGGGGTGGTACGTGATCTACACCTCGAGCAACGCTGACTCCCCGTACACCAAGCGGAGCGCGAGGGACCAGCTCACGTTCGCCATTAAAGCCCTGGTGGAGCTGTACAAGGAGGAGAGCCTCAGCATCGTGTGCGTCGGCCACAGCCTCGGCGCCGCCCTCGCAGTCCTGAGCGCCTTCGACATTGCGGAGAACGGCCTGTCGAGAACCGGCGGCTCCGGCGGGACGACGTTCCCGGTGTCCGCCGTGGTGTTCGGGAGCCCGCAGGTGGGAAACAGAGCCTTCAACCGACGCCTGGAGAAGCTGCCCAATCTGCGAGTTCTCCAGGTGAGGAACAAGACCGATCTCATCCCGCAGTACCCGAGCCGTCTGCTGGGCTTCGCGGACACCGCCGGCGCGGTGCTGGAGGTGGACGGCCGGAAGTCGCCGTACCTGAAGCAGTCGACGAACCCTGGCGACTGGCACAACCTGCAGGGGATCCTACACGCTGTGGCGGGGTGGAACGGGCCTTCCGGAAAGTTCGAGCTGAGGGTGAAGCGCAGCATAGCGCTGGTGAACAAGTCGTCGGACTTCCTCAAGGACGAGTACCTGGTGCCGGGGTTGTGGTGGGTGGAGAAGAACAAGGGCATGGTGCTCGGCGCTGACGGCGAGTGGGAGCTCACTCCGCCGCCGAAGGATGGCATCCCCACCCCACTCGCGTCGGAGAAGACTGGGAATATTCCGGCGGAGGAAGAGTAGCAGTCCGTGCAGTGATTCCTCTGAGCTGTTCGATCGATAAATCAATCATTTCCATTGCTAGATAAATAAATGAAAATGTTAAAAATTATTGTCTATGGTGTGTtgtttataatattattttatatttgaataaaaaatcataaattattcataaataatatttatgaataatatctaaaaataaattttattatcaataaaatttttttatccaataaataaataaatttgtaatACCAGACTCACCGCAATCAAATTTAAATGAAACTGAaacaaatttaaattcataaaaaattaagtCAAAACTATTTTattgattttaaatttgaattgacTTGCTTatctttttaaataagtttaatcaaCATAAACTTACGTTGATACGCTTTATTTCTAATTCACATATAGATCGTTTATTATAATTAGTTTAATATTGATTATAATTCAGTTAACATTAATCCAttgtaaaaataatattcaagttGTAGTTTATTAGGCTTATACTACTTACTATTATCTCACAAAGCTAGTTAACAAGAGAATTACATGTTACTAAATTACTAAttctataatataaaaataataaaatctatacaaAGTAGCACATTGAAATATTTGATTAATACGAATTGATATGGTATGTTATGAGTGGATCTAGTAGTAAGATGGAAGTCATATTGAAGATCTTGGGCCGGCTAGAAAAGAGTTAAATAGACATTAACCTTAAATCGTTTATTTCCCTACGAGGTTAGTTTGCGCAGCAAAAATATAaactaatataaataaggaagttgaactaaatacaagacaagaaagcaACTCAAACTCGACACactcgtttacgtggttcagagataatttGCCCCTACgatccacggctgtccgtaagatggacaatctcaatccgttggtggatgagtccccaAAAAACCTTCGGTTAActtacgtagctccttgtgggtggagaaacctcaccacaactctcacaagaagatGCTAGGACAATTGGAAGACTATTAATAGAGTTaatcacctctatttcgtcaaccttaaccaagctctaaagccttggttatatatgccacgggttggaaaaccccgcctaccagtcgactggtaagtataCCAGTTGACTACCCTATGTGAAAATTCaactgttacatcccaacggtttaatactgttggtgcaaccttaggtcaaggttgacctggttgacccgactcgagttgacgtgactcgagttgtattttgatgtttgacttgggaagattgtcggtgcaaccttaggtcaaggttgacctagttgtgttgcatgttgatgtttgacactcgtgagagagttctattcttgatgtgagacaagaatagatgtttgggagattattggtgcaaccgtaggtcaaggttgacctggttgacctaattcgggaaaagtccaagtatggagacttggcacggaaaagtccaagcagggagcttggcactggaaaagtccaagtatggaggcttggcacgcgaaaagtccaagtatggagacttggcactgggaaagtcctaactgggatgttaggcagttggaaaatcctggtgagtgaagccaggtgaaaatcctagtgagtgaagctaggtgaatgagaaagtcctaactgggatgttaggcagtgtggaaagtcctggtgagtgaagccaggcagtgggaaagtcctgatgagtgaagccagcaaggaGAAAGTcccgggatgttaggcaggttggaaatctggtgagtgaagctgggtgaaagtcccgtgagtgaggcaagggaaaatccagatggatcggggatgatcggacttggtgttggaaagtccaagtaggtcaaaggttgaccggacacttggcgtggAGTTCtaagcaggtcaaggagtgaccggatgcttgggatgaagtactaataggtcgaggttgaccggatattggttggaagtcttggaacttggtttgggcaaaaccaagctcgatcggtcaccgaccgatccggataTCTGTTGCTCGatcggcggtgaccgatcgataacaagcTCTGTTCgattcgatcggtcggtgaccgatcagattagttcctgatcggtccgcagaccgaacAATCGGAGGCGCAAAGAAGTTCGGAGAAGAGaaatcggtctcacgaccgatcagaggttctggcATGCGTCAGAgtttcccgatcggtccatggaccgatcagggacggaacagaagcgaagttagggaatggatcggtctgtggaccgatccacatggagcctgatcggtccacagaccgatccaggcactagccgttgcgacgcaacggctagttctctgctgtttcttcttcgcaggtataaaggggctgagggcttctacagggattaatcttcctcttctcttctgctaagtgctgttgtgcttttgggctttgctgagctctctgcttcgtgaagcttcgtgtgagcttccccggctggtcagctgctgctgttcttccgtgaagttgctgcttcgtcaacggaaaccagtcgaaggcaagctagtgtttgtttttacattcatagtgctcttgcttcttgctgcatttcttgtacacttatcttgctgttgcaagagactttgtggtgaggtttctccacccacaaggagtatattattagccggttttccggggactcatccaccgatggattgagaggcttcgtccaccttacggacacgccgaggagtaggagtatcatctccgaacctcgttacatcgacgcgttgaggtttgatcttcttgttttcgtttccgtgtttatttttccgctaacgaattgtaggaagaaacgcgatcgatttggggcggctattcacacccctctctagccgagtacgaaggatcctaacaagtggtatcagagcgaggccgctctttgacggatcaacacccgggggagcacgggctagagatggatctctatggagaagatgtcacgattcaacccttctacgagtctcacgacaacttcatatattggaaggtaaggatgatgtattttcttaggactaatatgttaaattggttttgtgtacaagaagggttttcccctccgatggatgaggaaggaaaacctatcaagaagaaggagtggacgaaggagcaaatccaccaatcaaccatcaatgatgaggtaacgaaaatcattgaattctctttacctaatgatgtgttgtgtaggataggcgaatacaataatgccaaggagttgtggaacaacttggccaaactccatgaggagagtcccacttcaagccatgaagaggagcatagtgagccaagtagctcacatcgtggaggtgaggaattagaagttgagggctactcaacatctaaagaagaagaggaggtgagttcttcttcaagatcggagcacgaagaagaagcttctacctccgggagggatggagaagagagcatccatccatcctcgaccctaggtaactctaacactttaagttcaagtaaattgcatataatgtgttttgagtgtagggaatttggacattacaagagtaaatgtccaaagaagactaagaagactccaccggcgccaaaggtcaaggtagtcggagtcccgacacgcaagggcaaggagcacgtggtgtgcttccaatgcaagcgaaggggacattatcggagtcattgtccgagggggaggcaacctcacaagggcaagagaccgagcacttctatagggggagctaaggcaaaccctaaggtatcatttaagtctcattcgtgcaatactagtaagatgcatgctagaaattttattgcactagtcaataatgataagcatgataacattagaaatcgatacacatgcttaggtgccaaacatgtgagcctagataaggataacactaggaaagccaaccctagaattacctcatctaaggttaaggagaacctaggtaggaatcccaaatcaactagacacatgcctaggaatgcctcaaagaaaaatgacaaatcaaaaattgaggtattagagaaggagaatcaagtcttgaggtcaagacttgatactttggaaaagactcttaagaacttggagaagtcatctctagggtttaagggtcaaatttcaaagaccaaggacaagaaaggtttgggtcacaaacctaagtcccaattggtcaagcccacttaccataatgttccattcgattatggaacaaaacctagggctaggaagaccaccaccaaggtcacaacgggagtcacccctatagttgaccttgatgagacccaaatgaccaaggcttcaaagcctaagagggtcattaggagggttgctagggaagtcatccctagtgaatatttagtgaacccaatgagctcaaataggtattgggttcctaggagcatcttctctaccgggttagagagtgtcaactccaataagaagggtagttaacccaactttgaggaaattgacactcaaggagcattttcaaggttttgtgaacctttgaaaatgaaatggaattatcattcactccttggaagagtaaagtgtgccaaagtgagaatattttaatcttatttggcacaatttaaggaaacctagagaaaaaccataattgggattttggttttctcttagggatatttgggcaatctagggttagattttaagttagctaaggctaaggatacttagatagggaatttaggtatttcatttgtgctaacttaccatgattgtttaccatatgccatgtcatgacatcatatttaatttatgatcatttgaaatgtcatgataatgcttaggttatttatatgtcatgtgttagtttagtttcaaactttatgccatgacatcatgacattggcacatgttttcatttatgataccattttatgccatgtcatcatctcttgcattaataatcaattgaattgatttaaggatgaaaaacacattttgatattgagatcaaatttgtgtttagaaaatgcatgagaccttagtctaagatacctaaactcatatctcacatcaaattgacttgaatgtggtttgatacaccttagatgtgtgtgagatattaggatcatgagttaggatcaaggtgcatagtccttgtacctagatgagcctaattcaagaaaggaggatcatagggaaagcttgtgtacaagtcatgtacatctagcccaaagattatggtcctaaattcaaatggttttaaaagcattttaaaattgatttgaaaaaccttgatgaagctttcctagtgattgcattcatcattgaacattatgatacaaaattgacttaactttgaactatttcaaagttttcgaattttgtatcaagatttgaaaatggaaactattttcatagaaaattatttttctgtgatagtatatggtatgaggagtgtatcctcaaaattttacgatttttggaattttctggaatttattaggagtttctgaatttccggagaaggaaaatcagaaatctgatttcagaatgtggatcggtcaccggaccgatccagggaaggcctgatcggtctggggaccgatccaggtggtttctgatcggtctggggaccgatcagtgcgtgccaggttctgattttcagcaggtgtctgaaatttcagttttgaaGTTGAGTTgaattttgaaggtttgaaactctccaagacattgttggtgcaatggtcaagggggagttgatctttagggggagtgtttacctaattgtcaagggggagttgacttttagggggagtttttactccttgaggattagtgatatgggattatcactaagtggattgttgagtttagtatcaaggggaaattaagagtttcaatgaaaggtatgggactttcattaggaagaaactcttgaccttaatactctcctttttcttt is from Zingiber officinale cultivar Zhangliang chromosome 7B, Zo_v1.1, whole genome shotgun sequence and encodes:
- the LOC122003775 gene encoding phospholipase A1-II 5-like; this encodes MEPKPTGKTARSPSWPELLGSDHWSGLLDPLDISLRRLILQCGDLCQVTYDSFNSDTHSKYCGSCRYGKRSLLSDVFFPSAADYEIYDYLYATSQVSAPDDLLLFPLAGDGAWSKDSNWIGYVAVSTAVDGGRVIYVVWRGTIRTLEWVDVFLPDPVKIDTILSSKTEEAAASCRVMKGWYVIYTSSNADSPYTKRSARDQLTFAIKALVELYKEESLSIVCVGHSLGAALAVLSAFDIAENGLSRTGGSGGTTFPVSAVVFGSPQVGNRAFNRRLEKLPNLRVLQVRNKTDLIPQYPSRLLGFADTAGAVLEVDGRKSPYLKQSTNPGDWHNLQGILHAVAGWNGPSGKFELRVKRSIALVNKSSDFLKDEYLVPGLWWVEKNKGMVLGADGEWELTPPPKDGIPTPLASEKTGNIPAEEE